The Thermodesulfovibrionales bacterium DNA segment GGTCGCGACCGTGACCCTGCCCTCCCTGAGGAATCTCTTGAGCCGCCTCCCATGAATCTCCGGTTTCACCGCGCGGTACGCGTCGACGACGTCGATCTCCCCGCCGAGTTTCCTCACCTTTTCCGGGAAAAGCTCACGCGCGACCTCAGCCCTCGGCAATAAGAACCGGGACCCTTTCAGGCTCGTCTCTCTCTCGCCGGCTGCCCGCCCCTTCAGGAATACCTCGACCAATCCCTCCGCATGGAACTCTGCCGGTATCAGATCGACCTTCATCCCGGATCGTTCTATCTCAGCCGCCGTCTTTGAACCGATGGCGCAGATCTTAATACCCTTTAAATCCCGTATGTCTCTGCCGAGTTCAAAGAACCTCTTGAGGAAATATCTCACCCCGTTTGCGCTCGTGAGGATAATCCAGGTATAGGTCGTGATTCTCTCGATCGCGGCATCAAGTCCGGCGTAACTCCTCGGAGGAACGATCTCGATCGTCGGAAATTCCAGTATCTCTGCACCGAGATCTTCCAGGGTTTCAAACCCTGTGGCATGTTCTCTCGTTACAAGTATC contains these protein-coding regions:
- a CDS encoding uroporphyrinogen-III synthase; this encodes PGTPVAVVRWGTRPDQKTIVSSLRDIVSEVKDKEIKPPAVVVIGEVVRLRESLTWYENKPMFGQRILVTREHATGFETLEDLGAEILEFPTIEIVPPRSYAGLDAAIERITTYTWIILTSANGVRYFLKRFFELGRDIRDLKGIKICAIGSKTAAEIERSGMKVDLIPAEFHAEGLVEVFLKGRAAGERETSLKGSRFLLPRAEVARELFPEKVRKLGGEIDVVDAYRAVKPEIHGRRLKRFLREGRVTVATFTSAATFTNFVEIVGSEAYEFLKGITIAVIGPVTKRAVEKAGLRVDIMPEESTIEAMVSEIVRVKAGSKDDPTPGL